From the genome of Treponema denticola:
TATCTTACGCCGGCTTTTTTGCAAAGAGGCCGGGCCTTTCCCAGCAGGCGGCCGAGTTCTTTCATAAGTTTACCGTCTTCTACCATTATAACTTGTCTGATTTCATCGGTTAATTCTAAAAGCTCGGGCGACTCCTCAAGAGTGATTTTATAAAAGCCTTTTTTTTCGGCCTCAGCCAAAAGGCTGTGAAAGAGAGTCCAAAACTTGGGGCTGTGTACCCGCGTCGAATAAAAACCGCCTTCTTTTTCACACTGCTTGTGGTGAGTATATTCATGCACAGCCGTGTAAATAAGTTCATTATCATTCGCAAAATTCTTATTATGAAGAATAATTTCGTGCGTGTCCGGCTTATAAAGCCCGTTTACCTTTTTGCTGCTCTTCCCCGTAAAAACAACCGAAAACTCAAGCTCCGTATCCGCCGTCTCAAGCAAAATTTCTTTAACCCTATCTTGATTCATAACTGCATTATATACTATTTAAGGTTAATTTTCAAAGAGATGAAAACGTTATTCTATAAAATACTTATTTTTTAAAAACATCGCTTATTTCACTGCAATGTTATCGATATACGCTTACCTAGCGCATAAGCCATTTTTTCTAACGAGCCTATTGATGAGTTATACGCCGTATCCAGAATATTATTTATAGCACTTCGGGAAGTATTTAATCGTTTTGCCATTTCATTTTTGCTTATATTTTGATTTTTCATTTCAGCTTCTAATTGATATATAAGAATTTTTTTTGCTGCTAATTCTTGAGCTTCTTCATATAATCCTTGTTCGACCATAAATTCACCAAATGATTGTCCTTTTCCTTTCATTTATTCATCTCCTTAAATTCCCTCAATCGAGAGATAGCTAGCGTTAATTCTTTGTACGGTGTTTTTTGTGTTTTTTTTATAAATCCATGAAGCAAAACTAAAGAAGCGTCTTCGATAGTAAAAAAGATTCTTACAATACCGCTTGAAATGCAGCTTCTAATTTCCCATAAATTAGCATTAATTTTTCTAACTAATGGTAAACCAAGAGGGTATATTTTACTATATGAATTATATAGATATGGTACTTAATCAATAATGTTAAGTACCATATCTTGTTTTGATGAAATTATTCCGGGACACTTACTTTTTCCAGACGGCAACCGTACACTGTAACCAACGGTTAAGATGGGTATCGAAGCAGGTGCCGGATGCCACTTGGACAAAGTTCTCGTCAAAGGGGGCGTTTGTCATGCTTACCGTCACTGTCCCGCCTACGGCAAGGAAGCTGGGGTGTATTTGGGTAGGCCTTTGGTCGCAGTATGCGTAAAACGGCACTAAATTGAAGAAGTTGCTGTCTGTGACGGTTACGCTATTATGTCCTTGCAGTTCCACACAGCCCATCTGCAACCAGTAGTGCTCCATTTTGCGTACGGAAAGGGTATTCGTCCGAGCCCTAAACCACTCTCCATCCATATCGATATTGTCTATATTGATGGTACTGTTCGGCGTCGTTTCGTTATTTAACACGACTGACGAATAATCGCAGGCATTATATATTATATCCGACTGTTGCTCCTCACTCCATCGTCCAAAGAACGACAGAGCGCCTTTTAACTGCCCTTTTAGCCGGAATGGTTGATACCCGCTGCCGCCTTTTAACGTAATGGAATCGCCTGAAGATACATAGAGGTCTTCCGCCTTAACATCTTTTAGGGTATGGGCGCCTCCGCTTGCAAAGGGTACCGGTTCTGCATATATCTGTTTCCAGTCGCCTTCTTTGACTACATACGGGGGGCAGCTGTACTCCCTTTTGATAGTCCGTAAGTCTTTGGTTATATACCCGCACTTTAAGGTCTTCGCCGTTACATTCTCTATGTCCGTGTGTACCGGTACGGTTTCCATAATAGCCTTAAAGTCCTTTTCATTGCAGGAAACATCGATGGTGTCCCTACAGGTATAATTCTTCATTGTTACCGAACAGGCAGGAAGTTTTAAGGATCCTATCGTGTCGTCGTTATACCGCTTATTTGAGCAGCTAAGCCGTTCGGTTATTACCTTTCCGCTGGATACAGAGAGATCGGCTATGGTTACAGCGGTAATATCGACATTTTTTAATTTCAGCACTTCGCTTTTATCGTTCTTAATCGATATATTGCCGAAGCCGCAGTTTTTCATCTTAATGGAGGCAGAAGCGGCGGGAGACAGCTCCATGTTGTAGTATCCTAATAGTCGGTAAAGACTGATAACATCAAAGTTCTTGTACTTACCGTATATCGTCGAATTGCTAACGTCAATGTCCTTTGCGGAAATTTCGAGGTCGCAGTGGCTGTTTTTGATAACTACTTTTTGCGCCGGAGATTCAGCGTCATAGGAGCTATAAATGTGAAGGGTGCCTCTGTAATTATCGACGGCAGCGGTATCGCATCTTATGGACAAGTACGTGTTACTGGTACCGACGATGTTTACATTTTGTACCGTAACGGTATCGCATTTCGGTAGTCTAATGTCGCTAGAAGCCTCCGAATCTTTTATCGTAACCGAGGCCAAACGGGAGGAGATGCGGGTATTAAAATCCGTAGTCCTGCGGACAGTACAGTTTTGGATAACTAGGGAGTTTTCTCCGGCGCTGTCCCATTTAATATAGTAAAGAGGGGACACCAGTCCATAGCCGTTCTTATTAAACTCAATGCCGTCAAAGGTGAGCGTTCCGTGTATTACCGTATCGGAGAAAAATATGTCGTCAGGGTGGGCATTTCTTTCGCGAAGAAATACGGTCTTATTATCCTTGTTCCGCTGGTCGGCATTGGTTTCGATGCCCGTAAACCCGCCGCGCAGGGTGAGCGTGCGCTTTAGTTCGTACCGTTTGTTATTGAGGGTACAGTCTTTACTCAGCCATATTTCGGCGGTTACGCCGTCGGGCAGCTCGTTCGCCTTTTGTATGGCCGCTTCAAGGTTTGTAAATGCGTCTTCCCATGTAGAGCCGTTGTTTCTGCCCGTCGCCTTGGGGTCAACGTAGATAATACCGCCTGCCTGCTGTAAGGTTACGCGGTAGATTTTGGTATAAAGGCCGTTTTCGCTTGTTACTTTGTATTCTATCACCGAAGAAAAATCGGCAGCCGTTTCTCCGCTGGTCTGTTCAACGCCGTCTACCGTTACCCGTCCTCTTGCGGTAAAGCGAGGTATAAGATTGGTAACATCCGCTCCGCGCGGCAAAAGTGCATAAACGGTACCCGAATGTGCGCTGATAGAGGCTGTTACATCCTGCGTCAGCGAAGGATTATCCTGCATCAACAGCTTAAACTCAGTCAATTCGCAGCCCGAATCTGCCGAATATTCAAAGTTTACTATTACCTGATATACCGTATATACGGAAGGGTCATCTGTTGCCGTTACTTTATAGTACACGGGGTATTCAAAGTCCTGTACACTGGAACCGCTGGTCTGTGTAAGAGAGTCTACCGTTACCTCGCCCGTCGCGGAAAATTCGGGTATCAGTTTTTCGGGTTTTTGACCGGCATAGCAGGCGGTAATGTGTACGGTGCGTGCCGTTTGGTCAATTCTGCCTTCGCAATCTTTGGTAAGAGGGTTGATGCCCGCAGGAAAACGGAAAGTTTTTAAAACCGACAGGGAAGGCTCTGCATAGACGAACCGTATCTTGACGGTATACCGCCTTGTGTACTGTCCGTCGCGGGAGGTACAGACATAGGTAAGTGTTTTTCTAAAATCCTGTGCGGTACTGCCCGATGCCTGCACGGTTCCGTCTACTTTTACCGTACCGGGAGTAATAAAGGTAGGGATAAGGTTTTCGGGTTTTGTACTGCCGGTGTACAGAACTGTTGCAGTGATTGTGCCTTCGTGCCCATCGTTTATGATAGCCGCAGTCGAAAGCGTTTTTAGTTCACTATTTTTTTCTTTGGTAAAGCGGAAGTCGGTAATGCTGCGAACCGTATCGGGGTCTTCTTTAAACGAGATAAAGAGGCTGTATTCCGTTTTTTCGGTTCCAAAGGTAATGATAATCTTTGCTTCGGCTGTACCGAGGTGATACTGTGCTCCTGACGGGTTTTCAGGCGTAAATGGGATTTTTCTGGTTGTATTATACCGCCCGCCCTTATATTCTATTTTTGCTTTATCTCCTGCGTATACTGCATCGCAATACAGCGAAAAAGCACCATAGCCGGTATTTGAGTATTCTACCGGGTAAAAGAGCTCCGCAGTTACGGTTTTTGCTGCATGGTCTATATGCACTGCTCCGTCTTTTACCAATGCAGGGTTTTTCAATTTTGAAAAGCCGAAGTTTTTTAGCACCGCTTCCGTTACCGTCTGTGCACAGGTTGCCTTGTACAGCTTTACATCCTTATCCTTTCCCAGTACGGCAAACTGTACGGGATTGGTAAAATCTATAGGCTTATTAAGCGGTACACTCAAATGCGATATATCAACAGGAGCAAAAAGAGCGCGTAAATAAGCTTCCTTGTCCGCCGCAGTAATAAAACCGGAAAGCACGCTTAAATGGTCCATTCCTAAACTTGTCAAAAGCGGCACCAAATATGGCTCGGTAAGAGGTATTAAAACGGCATTCGGCGAAACGCTTGCCGTTACATTAAGAGAGCGCACTTCCGTTCCTGCCTTTACTTCAAAGTCTACGGTATTTGTACCGATAAGGCTTTGTCCCAGCTGAGGCTCGCCTACGCTGAACGAAAGGATGTTTTTCTCGGCGTGTACGCCCGGAGGCAGTATACCTGTAGCCGGATCGGTGCCGTCATCATAGAGGACTTTAACGGTATACAGCTCTATTTTCCCCTGTCCGCCTATAACGGCAAGCGGTACGGGGCTTAAAAAATTAATGGGATAGACAAGCTGCGGAATGTTAAAGCCGGGGTTTTCTTCATACATCTCGAAGAACCAGCGGTCGATTGCTTCTATGTTTTCAAAGCTTCCGACGGTCAGCGAGAGCTTGAGTACATCGGTACTGGGAAAGGCTTCCTGTAAGTACCGCAGCGTTACGGGAAAAAATGTAGCCTGAGGAGATACGGCGGCTTCGGGCAAAAGCTTTGTTACATCGGTTCCTTTCGGAACGGTTATGGTAACGGCATGACCGCTGATAACCGTGTCCGTACTGCACACATGCCTCTCAACATTTTTTAGCTGCAATCCGAGAAGCTTCTGTTCGTTAGATGGAATAAGATCGTTAATCACGTTTTTGCAAGAGAGTAATGTAGGTAAGATGATTAGTGATGCAAGCACCGTCCGCAAAAAAGATGTTCGTTTTTTCATTTGTTTTCTCCCTTTGTTGTTTCTATTGTTATGGTATTAGTTTGGCCGTTTATTTCGTCCGGTTGTTCATGTACCGGTTGATAGAGGTTTGCTCCCTCATTGGGGTTAAATTGAAGCCGTACAAAGCGTATTTTTACATACCGGTATCGGGTATAAAACTCTTCTTCAGGCATGTCTTCCTTTTTGTGGTTTTTGTCTTTCGGCTCGTTATAGATAATTCTGTCTTGTGTGATGCCGTTTTTTTGCAGATAGCCGGACACAGCCTCAATGCGTTCCGCTTCTATTTTTAGTCTGCCGCTTTGCGAACCGAAAGGTGCTGCAGAGCTTTCGAACAAGATGTATATATCTTTGTTTTCTTTAAGGATGGCTGCCGCTTTTTTAATGTCTCCTTTGGCATTTACATCGAGTTCTGCGCTTTCAGGTGTAAAATACACGTAGATTGCATCAAATTGTGCAAGCTGTTTTTCAGCAGGAACTTCAATCTCTTTTTCGATTATTACCGGTACAGGCTTGTTTTTACGCCGTGCGTAGGCATACACATCAGCAGGGTAAACACGCACATATATTTGAAAAGACGGCAGAGGAACGGCACGGCTTTTTTCCAAAAGTAAATCGATAGAAAAAGCAGCTTTAAATTCGATGCTGCGGTTTAAAATGTTAGATCCGATACTAATGCCTGTACTGAAAACTCCGTCTACGTCTTGTGATATTTTCATTTTGTCCGTTAAAAGGTCAACAGCCGTCTGATAGTGCTGAATTTGCAAAACATACAGCCCGATGCCGGCAAATGCTCCAACGGAAAGATGCCGTATTGGAAAGTAATCATAGGCGGTGTTTACCGTGATGGGCACGGCGTCAAAGCTTCGCACCAGAGGGTTTGTACCCAAGATAACACTGTGCCCCGTTTCCAGATACACCGGCATTGTGTGCTGTTTTGAGCGGAAAAAAGTGTATCCGAAAGCCGCCCTGTAGCCGGGTTTAGGTTTGGTATAATCTTTTAAAAGGGAAATGGGTATAAAGGTTTGAAAGCCGGCTGAAGCAAAAAGGTTGGAATACCATTTTTCGGAAATATCTGCTGCGGGGTTATTGCTGCCTTGTTCGGTATTTTGTATATCCTGCGAGTTTTGTATGCTTTGCATATCCTGTGCTGCAAGTCTTATACAAAGCATAAAGAGGAATATAAATAAGTATTTAACTATCTTGTATTGAAAATAAAAAATCTTACTGCAAACCCGATTCACAGTAAGATTAAAGAAATAAAGAGAAAAAATATTTATTAAAATATTTTTTAATTTATTAAATTTCTTCGGGGGGGGGTAAAAGTCCTTTTCTATTGAGATGTTATTTTGATAAAAATTAAACATAACACAAGTCCTTAAGAAGTTACACATTTGACCATATTAAAATAAAAGATAGGATTTGTCAAGCTATAAATTTGTTCTCCCGATTGTTTTTTTTTGAATTTTTTGCTATTATTTTTGCTTAAATAAGATTTTGGAGAATGTGAAAATGCTTGATAAGATGCGTAACATAGGAATAATGGCTCACATAGACGCTGGAAAAACCACCACGACCGAGCGTATTTTGTTTTATACGGGAAAAATTCATAAGATAGGCGAAATAGATGACGGTCAAGCAACCATGGACTGGATGGCACAAGAACAGGACAGGGGAATCACTATCCAAAGTGCCGCCACCACTACTTATTGGAAAAACTTTCAGATAAATATAATCGACACTCCCGGGCACGTAGACTTTACGGCCGAGGTAGAACGCTCCTTGCGTGTCTTGGACGGAGCCGTTGCAGTTCTCTGTGCAGTCGGAGGAGTTCAGCCCCAGACCGAAACAGTTTGGCATCAGGCAGACCGGTACAAGGTTCCCCGCATTTGCTTTGTAAACAAGATGGACAGAATCGGGGCCGACTTTTTTGCAGTTTTAAAAGACGTACAC
Proteins encoded in this window:
- a CDS encoding type II toxin-antitoxin system RelE/ParE family toxin, coding for MYPLGLPLVRKINANLWEIRSCISSGIVRIFFTIEDASLVLLHGFIKKTQKTPYKELTLAISRLREFKEMNK
- a CDS encoding OmpA family protein, which gives rise to MLCIRLAAQDMQSIQNSQDIQNTEQGSNNPAADISEKWYSNLFASAGFQTFIPISLLKDYTKPKPGYRAAFGYTFFRSKQHTMPVYLETGHSVILGTNPLVRSFDAVPITVNTAYDYFPIRHLSVGAFAGIGLYVLQIQHYQTAVDLLTDKMKISQDVDGVFSTGISIGSNILNRSIEFKAAFSIDLLLEKSRAVPLPSFQIYVRVYPADVYAYARRKNKPVPVIIEKEIEVPAEKQLAQFDAIYVYFTPESAELDVNAKGDIKKAAAILKENKDIYILFESSAAPFGSQSGRLKIEAERIEAVSGYLQKNGITQDRIIYNEPKDKNHKKEDMPEEEFYTRYRYVKIRFVRLQFNPNEGANLYQPVHEQPDEINGQTNTITIETTKGENK
- a CDS encoding helix-turn-helix domain-containing protein, yielding MKGKGQSFGEFMVEQGLYEEAQELAAKKILIYQLEAEMKNQNISKNEMAKRLNTSRSAINNILDTAYNSSIGSLEKMAYALGKRISITLQ